The sequence ATATACCAAAGTTTAGACAAcccatcaaattagtggattcggctatttgaGCCATACCCGTTGCagaaaggtgtataaaatcgaacacactgccatgcaatgtccatagacaaacattggcagtagagactggccttactgaagagctcagtgactttcaacatggcaccatcataggatgccaccttttcaacaagttaGTACATTTTTGCccagctagagctgccccagtgaacttaagtgctgttattgtgaagtggatcgTCTAGGAACATCAAAGTCTCATacccgaagtggtaggccacacaagctcacaacaGGTCCctggttgtaacactcactacagagttccaaactgcctctggaagcaacttcagcacaataattgtttgtcgggagcttcatgaaatgggtttcctttGCCGAGCaacagcacacaagcctaagatccccatgtgcaatgccaagtgtcgttcaaggagaacgctacctgccctaatgcatagtgccaactaaagtttggtggaggaggaataatggcctggggctgttttcatggttcaggcttaggccccttagttccagtgaggggaaatcttaaagcttccaactttgtggcaacagtttggggaaggccctttcctgtttaagcatgacaatgctcctgtgcacaaaatgaggtccatacagaaatggtttgttgagatcggtgtggaagaacttaactggcctacacagagccctgacctcaaccccaacgAACAgctttggggtgaattggaacgcacactgcgagccaggcctaatcccctaacatcagtacccgacctcactaatgctcttgtggctgaatggaagcaagtccccgcagcaatgttccaacatcttgtggatagccttcccagaagagtggaggctgttatagcagcaaagcggGGACCAACTCTGTATTGATgccccatgattttggaataagactttcaatgagcaggtgtccacatacttctgatcATATCTACATAATTCACACCTATTTTTGATCATATCTCCATCATTCACACCTATGTTACCTATATAGAGCTCTGTTGTTACCTCCCGACTCCACTACCTAGTGCAAACATACCAATACAAAGGCAATCTAAGAGGTGTAGGCTAAGCCCCAACTCTGCAATTAACAAAATTAATGGGAGAGGATAAATGTTTTCCCTCACTTTGGACTCAAGTAAACTTGCTCAGAACCATGCATGGCACAGTCACCAACTCCGTTGAGTGGAGAAGTACACATTTGGAATAGTATCTCTTGACCCATATAGCAATGATGGCCCACTTCTTCCATCTGACAGTGTTGGAGGATTGACCAGAATCTGCTCCAAGACTCCTGCTTTGTACATGTTGTAGCCAGGCTACTGTCTGTGTTCTGCATTTACCTTTGAATAAGTACTGCTCCACACTGCCTAACCCAGGGTTTCACAAACTCTGTCCTCAGGATCCCACGTTTTGgcttttgccctagcactacacagctgattcaaatcaactaatcatcaagttttgataatttgaatcagctgtgtagtgttggggcaaaaaccaaaatgtgcaccccttggggtctcgaggactgagtttgggaaacgctggaaCCCAAAGTGACCCATTTCAGCTCCTATTTAAAGGGCCACCAGGAAACTGTTCTGCAGTGAAATTAATTCCCATCGCCTCCCCTgctgccttacacacacacagagaggaagaaaaGGCACATCTGAACATTAACTTGTGCATTTCTCTGCTTTCTTTGGATCATGTTATGTCATTGTGTGTCATCTGAAAAGAATAAGTCTGAATAGATAGCAGGAATGTATGTGTAGAAGCAGAAACCTTTCTCCTGGATGTAACACCTATTTATGGTTGGATTTCTTCAGTAATTGTTGAAGGGTCGTGTAATTCACATCTCCATGTTCTTCTCTACATGTGGTTCTgtaatgttttactcatgttttAGGGGCTTACAATTTCTTTCCCAAATCCACTCCCAATTTACGCCATACGAGGGTACACACTTGAGGAATTTCCAGCATTTGCATTGGGAGTCAGTCCAAGCCCCAATCCTGTGGCTATTGTAAGAAGTCTGAAATACAACAGAATTTCATGCTTTGATATACCACTTGATTCAACAATCACTCTTCTCATTATCCAATGTAGAGTTATCATCTACAGTAGAATGCTGTATTTGTTGGTGAGTGTGACCTGGCAGGATTGAGTTATAATTTGTGTTCTATGAAGGTGTCTGTCTGCTGACTGTTTATGCAGTTTGGGATGTTTTCATTTTGCACCTGCCATCACTTGTCTGAGCCAGTGTAGAGAGAACTCCATGGCAATATTACCTGGAGGTTGTATTTTGATCACAAACACAATATAACGTCATGTCTAGGTTGTGAATATACAGGTTTAGACAACATCACAAACCTGTTACCATCGCCATTGCTAACTAACATAGCTAGTCCCATTGTTGCAAAGAGTTATGGGATATTAGAATCCCGTTGTTTTAAAGGCATGGTCAATTTGACGTCTGAAGTGGCCGTACAGCGTTTACTGCGAGGCATACGTCAGGGctttcatacttcttgcgctgAGCAGAGCTATTGTGAAgtaagttgtcaaggaagtgagtttatGTTTATACAAGACCACCCGCCCCCACCTGAGATCAACAAATCATGTCAATACGGAGCTCTCCGTATTGTTTGAACATTTGAGAGGGGCAAGGCGATGCGGTACGGCGCatgatttggcctctgcatgcctccCGGGGATTCGTTATGCCGTCACACTCTCCAGACGAAGTCTCCGACTACATTGTTGGGTCAAGGATGAGTTGGCTTTTAACCTTTGTCATCTTCAACCTAGCATCCTGTCAGGAAGTAAAAGTCTAGTACAACTACTaccacatacactgaacaaaaatataaacgccacATGttcccatgttccatgagctgaaataaaagatcccaaaaatgttccatacacacaaaaagcttatttctttaaGATTTTGTGCACAAGTTTGTTTATGTccgttagtgagaatttctcatttgctaagataatccatccacagtAAAGGCCACTCTACAATTTGCTGATTAGTCACACAACacattgccacagatgtctcgatgtaaagggagtgtgcaattggcatgctcactgcaggaatttccaccagagctgttgccagagaatttaatgttaattgctCTACCATAAGCTGTGTTCAATGTCGTTTTGGAAAAttcggcagtacgtccaaccggcctcaccacgccagcccaggacccccacatctggcttcatcacctgcgggatcatctgagaccagtcacTCGGGCATCTGATGAAACCGTGGGTTTGTataaccgaagaatttctgcagaaactgtctcagggaagctcatctgcgtgtttGTCATCCTTACCAGGGTATTGACCTGACTGCTGTTTggcgttgtaaccgacttcagtgggcaaatgctcacctttggtggccactggcacgctgagGAAGTGTGTTCTTCATGGattaatcctggtttcaactgtactgggcagatggcagacagcatgtgtgggcgagtggtttgctgatgtcaacgttgtgaacagagaacccccacctccaccatggggcaatgacatgggcaggcataagctatggacaacgaacacaattgcattttatcgatggcaatttgaatgcacagagataccatgacgagatgcTGAGGCCTATTGTCGTGGCATTCATTCACCTCCATCAcctatgtttcagcatgataatgcacggccccatgtcgcaaggatctgtacacaattcctgggagcttaaaatgtcccagttcttccatggcctgcatactcaccagacatgtcacctattgagcatgtttgggacgcTCTGGATTGACGAGTAAGACAATCTTCCAGTTCTTGCCAATATCCAggaacttcacacagccattgaagaggagagtgggacaacattccacaggccacaatcaacagcctgatcaactctatgcaaaggagatgtgtggGAGGCAAATGGtgctcacaccagatactgactggtttttggatccacacccctacctttttcatttttaaggtatctgtgaccaacagatgcatatctgtattcccagtcaagtgaaatccatagatttagggcctagtgaatttatttcaattaattCAGTtcagatatttatttttatatgaactgtaactcagtaaaatctttgaaatggttgtgttttcatatttttgttcagtgcatttGAGAAGAGTAGTCTTCCTTCATGTGTCTGAAGTCGCTGACCATCTCCACTTTCAGCATTGTCACCGCTGCATTTAAGTCTCAAGACCTGGTGTTGATCATCTGAACATTCTTGTTGAATGTGTCTCCCATCAATGGCAGGCAGATAATGCTCAACTCACATTCCACACCAGCACATACTCTCAGGACTCCTCTCTAAATATCTCAGGCAGCCTAAATATTCCCTGCCTATAATATCTAAAACCCTATAAAGTCTCAATTTAAGGGTAATTTTGACAGAATATATTAGGGTTGCTACCTGCCTCGCCTAGAATAAAATATCCAGTTTTCAGTTTTATGACAAAATACATTTCTAGTATCACATTGACCTGGTGAAGTTCACTTCAAGGGTTTTTTGTGTGTTACATTCAGTTCACCTCTTGTTTGATGTGTTTATCTATTTCTGCTATTCATCCATTCAGCAATCCCAGCTCCACATGGTGCTAATTTATTTTCATCAAGGTTGGCCATGGGAACCTTCCAGAACTTGACATACAACGAGAaaccatcacacaccatctctGAGCTGGTTTGTGTGAAGTACAATTGCACAGCTAACTGCTGATGCCAGCAGACGCAAGGGAGCTCCGTTTTGTTTAGCGGACATGTTTAGCTCTAAAGCCCGGGTGTGTGTTGCTGTGGAGTGACGGGAACAAAGGGGAGGTCTCTGGTTGGCACGTGTGCCCAGATGGACATGAGGGGACATGAGAGGGGCAGCAGGAAAATGCGAACTGGCACAACATAAATAACGATCGGCAGATCTAGAAATGTAAATCGAAGTGACAGCACACTGGCAGCAAATGTAGTTTGGACAAATAAAATGAATAGTGGCTGGTATTAATTAGAACCTCTAAAAGAGAACCTGCTAAAGGATGTCACATTTTCAAGAGCCATTTGCCCCATTTGAATTATAAccgtacatgtacagtatgtatcccaTTGTTTATATTCATTATGAGAGTGTGCCTAAATGATGACTTAGGACCAGAAGTGCCTTGCAGGCCGCATGTGTCTGTGAGCGCCGTGTGCCCTCCCCTAACAGCTGGTCAGTGTGGTGGCAGGCGGGGGTCAGACTCCATAGTCACATGGTCTAGTTAGTAGTTAGGACACTCCAATAGTAGTGTGGGTTCTTTAAAACAATGTGCCTTAAACTGGGGCCAGTAGTTTTTTCTGTCCACATGACCAGGAATAACTTCTAGTCTTGTCCACTAGGGCACAATTTGGTGGAGTGAATGATTGGGAGGCGTACATTTGGTGTAGCATGCAGAGTGGTGTGGTGTCCATGATTCGAAGTGGGCACTAAATAGCATAAACAACATGGTGTAGTGGACCCAGTGGTTGAGATGTTTTTAATGTTGTAAGTTAACACCCTGACTCTACCCTCTgatctctccccctgccctctaGCCGAGAGAGCCCTGGACACCATGAACTTTGATGTGGTGAAAGGGAAGCCAATCAGAATCATGTGGTCACAGCGAGATCCCTCACTCAGGAAGTCTGGGGTGGGCAACGTGTTCATCAAGAACCTGGACAAGACCATTGATAACAAGGCCCTCTATGACACCTTCTCTGCCTTTGGGAACATCCTGTCTTGCAAAGTAAGATGGAAGTGTTTCCGGCCAGACATCTGTATAACCATGTATACACATTATGTGTATACATACtatgtaatatattttttaaacggcatacattttttttctcaaacAGGTTGTATGTGATGAGAATGGATCCAAGGGATACGCGTTTGTGCACTTTGAAACGCAGGACGCAGCTGACCGCGCCATCGAGAAGATGAACGGCATGCTTCTGAACGATCGCAAGGTGTGAGTGTCTGATTAACTAGGAGAGGGTGGGGAATGTTGGTTCTAAGTTTTGGCTGACTTTTCTTGGCGAATTGAATTATGGGAAATTTCAGGCCCGGAGTGACCATAATTGTACACTTGCTAACTTGAtcaaaaacgagggctgaggggcttacgttgccaacttcccttgcttggtTAATCATTGGGACCAATGACAAAGATGGCtgcggggattcccccaagggcataaggcaaGGGTAAGTGGAGGAGGGTATGTCTTTAATGAGTTTGAAACGCAgcccctgttcctggagatctaccttcttgtaggttttcactccaatcccagttgtaactaacctgattcagcttatcaatcATCTAATAATTAGAATCAGGTgtactagattagggttggagtgaaaacttacaggatggtagctctccaggaatagggttggagaCTCCTGGTTAAGATCAATCAAGGGCAGTTAGGATGTTGATAAGGATTGTAGTAGCTCATCTGTTTACCTATACTGTGACAAGGCAAAAGACAATTCAACTTGTTAAGGGGGAAGTAAAAAAATTCTGGTGACAATGAAGGTGAATGAGAGAACTCAAAGGGTTCTTTGGCCATCCCCATAggtataggagaacccttttttcagttccaggtagaacccctttcgggttccatgtagaaccctctggaaagggttacacatggaacccaaaggggttctacctggaaccaaaaaggcctGTAGATAGATATAACGAGCCATATAACACCCCACACTCAGTCCCCATAAACCATGGCTTTCTGTGTGGTTTGTTGAACTACACAACTAACAGTGAATGTTTTTTTTGCAGTGCTTACTGGAGTGCTTACTTTACCACCTCGCTTACTTTTTTGAAACCTACAAAACATGTCCACACTCTGGTCACCTCACACCCGTGTCAGCTGAATGTCCGTCTGTACGTTTGTCCACCCTGCCTGCctggcgtgtgtatgtgtgtctaacCACGCTTGTGTGTTTTTAGTGATGGAGCGAGTGCAGGAATGCAATACTGGAGCACGGATTGGGAGAGGTCTGCATAGCAAGGTAAAGTTTGAGGTGAGGAAGATGATCCAACAAGCTCGTTTGATCCTCAGCTTTCCTCTTTATGAacctctgtccctccatccttCAGGTCTTGGACCAGGAAATGTCATTGTTTGTGTGCTGTGTTCTGGGTGTATAGCATGAATGCTCTGTTTTCCTGATTGTGGTGCCATAAACCGTGCAAGAAGGTTGATCAATGTTGTTCCTGAGAAGTCCTTGACTGACTCAATGTGGTCTTGTCTTATACGAAGTGCTTCCTTCTATTTAGTAGTCATGTCTGGGCATCCTCAATGTCAGTGCTGGGAACACCAGCTTGAAGCCAGAAAACATGTATCTCAGATGAAAAACATGAGAGATGGATCACAGTCCCTTTCTCCCTCCTGCTCAGGACTGTTTTACAAGAGTTGTCGCTGCTCTCGCTGTGTTTAGGTTCGTTGGACGATTCAAGTCTcggaaggagagggaggcagaactGGGGGCCAAAGCAAAGGAGTTCACCAACGTCTACATCAAGAACTTTGGACACGACATGAATGATGACAAGCTAAAGGAAATGTTTGACCAATACGGTAAGCTGCGACACAGAGTCATACTGAGTTTTCTCATTAGTGGAGCCATTTAGTTTTTCACATTAGTCTTGAAATCCACCCAAGGAACCTAGACATGAACTTGCCTTTCTCCAAACTCATATACCGGAGTCATAATTATTCCCTTTTCCTCCCTGCAGGTAAAACTCTCAGTGTGAGGGTTATGGCTGACCCCAGTGGCAAATCCAGAGGATTTGGCTTTGTGAGTTACGAGAAACATGAGGACGCTAACAAGGTAGGTATATTATACCCACATGACAACAGTTGTCAATACAAGTCGGTGGGATTTCAAGGTTGGTGGAAAAATACTGAAACAATCACTcatcacattgttaacttatgggtTTACTACATATACACTGGTTGTAAGAATGAATCTCTACTCAGGCATGTGAGGAGATGAACGGTCTAGAGTTCAACGGGAAGACCGTCTTCGTGGGGCGTGCTCAGAAGAAGATGGAACGGCAGGCAGAGCTAAGGAGAAAGTTTGAGATGTTGAAACAGGAGAGGATCAGCCGTTACCAGGTCAGTCACCTCCTCTGGCACCACTATGTCTAATAGAACACTGATAAGAAACAAATGCCATCATTCAACCTGACATATTGTTTCATAGTACCCACCCATTAGACAACAAGCcagaatgagtatgtgtgtgggtCATGACTGTGTTTCTGGTTTCAGGGCGTTAACCTTTACATTAAGAACTTGGACGACACCATTGACGACGAGAAACTGCGAAAGGAGTTTACCCCATTCGGGTCCATCACCAGTGCCAAGGTGAGAGAGTGCAGCAGAAGTCAATGTCGTACAACAACAATGACCCCTTTTTAGTTTTGTATTTGGAGTATGTTATCCAGAAAAACACAACTGACTTCTCTCAATGCAGGTGATGCTGGAGGAGGGGCGGTCCAAGGGCTTTGGGTTCGTCTGCTTCTCCTCTCCTGAGGAGGCCACCAAGGCTGTGACTGAGATGAATGGGCGCATCGTGGGCTCCAAGCCAATCTACGTGGCCTTGGCTCAGCGCAAAGAAGAGCGAAAAGCCCACCTCACTAACCAGTATGTGCAGCGCATCGCTGGCATGAGGGCCATGCCAGCCAACGCCATCATCAACCAGTTCCAGCCCGCCAGCGGATACTTCATGCCTGCAGTGCCACAGGTTAGTGTTGAAAGGAGAGCGGGTTTGAAAGTTGTGTGCTTTACTGGAAATGCCCTTCACAACAGCCATGTCAGGGTTCTGCCAGTTGATATGATAGACTGCTGTGCAAATGCCAGTAAGAATCAGTATTTTTTTTATGTAGAGTAAGATTGAGAACTTTAATGTTGtgcaacattgtgtgtgtgtgcacgtcagGCCCAGAACAGGACCACTTACTATGCACCCAATCAGCTGGCCCAGATGAGGCACAACCCCCGCTGGCAGCAGCAGGGTGGCAGAGGCCAAGGTGAGGGTTAGAGATGACATACACAATGACAATCTATCATGAGTTGTATATCCAGGCGATGTTTAAGTACTACATGTGCTGGTGACATACTGTATTATGGGGACTTTAACTTCTGTCTAATAATAACCCTGCCTCCACCTTCCTTCCTAGGTGGGTTCCAGGGAATGCCCAACTCCCTGCGCCAGCCTGGTCCACGTGCCAACCCGAGACACCTGACTCCCAATGCCAGCGCCCAGGGCCCCCGAAGCATGGGGCCTTCTGGAGCTCAGAGAATTGGTAAGTCTGGATTGCCTCAGTACTTCTGATTACAATTGACATTGTGGAAATAATACCTCATCAAACTTCATATGCTTGGCTCATACATACTTGGTTTAATCCCTACCATTAGGAATTGCTGGCCAGGCCATGGGTCCTCATCCCTCCATGGGAGTCCCTGCCCCTCGGGCCATGACGTCCTACAAGTACTCCACAAACGTACGCAACACTAACCCCCAGGTGGTGCACCCCATCGCCTCACAGCAGGTAAAACTCACTAACCTGGCGATAGGTAGCTTAGCGGTTAGAGCGtaaggccagtaaccgaaaggatgcTGGTTCAAATACCCGAGCCGACAATGTGAAAAGtctccttgagcaaggcacttaaccctaattttctCCAGAGGTGCCGTATtaccatggctgaccctgtaaaacaacacatttaactgcacctatctggtgtaggTAACCATGAAACtcatatacagctgaagtcggaagtttacatacacttaggttggagtcattaaaactagtttttcaaccactccacaaatgtcttcacaaacaatagttttggcaagtcggttaggacatctacttcgtgcatgacacaagtcatttttccaacaattgtttagacagattatttcacttgtaattcactgtatcacaattccagtgggtcagaaatgtacatgcactaagttgaatgtgcctttaaacatcttggaaaattccaggaaatgatgtcatggctttagacgcttctgataggctaatttatatcatttgagacaattgaaggtgtacctgtggctgtatttcaaggcctaccttcaaactccgcgcttctttgcttgacatcacgggaaactcaaaagaaatcagccaagacctcaggaaaaaaaattgtctggttcatccttgggagcaatttccaaacacctgaaggtaccgcgctcatctgtacaaacaatggtacacaagtataaacaccataggaccacgcagccgtcataccgctcaggaaggagactcgttctgtctcctagaagatgaacgtactttgatccgaaaagtgcaaatcaatcccagaacaacagcaaaggaccttgtgaagatgctggaggaaacgggtacaaagtatctatatccacagtaaaacgagtcctatatcgacaacctgaaaggccgatcagcaaagaagaagccactgctccaaaaccgccataaaacagccagactactgtttgcaactgcacatggggacgaatatcgtactttttggagaaatgttctttggtctgatgcaacaaaaatataactgtttggccataatgaccatttgttatgtttggaggaaaaagggggaggcttgcaagccaaagaacatcatcccaaccgtaaagcatgggggtggcagcatcatgttgtggggttgcttcactgaaaaagcgtgtacaagcaaggaggcctacaaacccgactccGTCCAGCTCTATAAattggaatgggccaaaattcacccaatttattgtgggaggctatcagaaacatttgacccaagataaacaaaggcaatgctaccaaatactaattgagtgtatgtaaacttctgactcactgggaatgtgatgaaagctgaaatcattctctactattattctgatttttcacattcttaaaataaagtggtgatcctaactgacccaagatggaatttttactaggattaaatgtcaggaattgtgaaactgcgtctttaaatgtatttggctacggtgtatgtcaacttctgacttcaactgtatacatacatgcatacgtaatacaagtcaaaagtttggacacctactcattcaagggtttttctatatttttactattttctacattgtagaataatagtgaagacaaactattaaataacacatgtaatcatgtagtaacagaagtgttcaacaaatctaaatatattttatgtttgagattcttcaaagtagccaccctttgcctttgatgacagctttgcacactcttggcattctgtcaaccagcttcatgaggtagtcacctggaatgcatttcaacttaacaaggcacacctgttaattaatttggaatttctttccctaatgcatttgagccaatcagttgtgttgtgacaaggtaggggtggtataaagaaagccctatttggtaaaataccaagtccatatgtcaagaaccgctcaaataagcaaagagaaatgacagtccatcattactttaagacatgaaggtcagtcaatccggaaaatgtcaagaactttgaacgtttcttcaagtgcagtcacaaaaaccatcaagtgctatgatgataaactggctcatgaggaccgccacaggaaaggaagaaccagagttacctctgctgcataggataagttcattagcgttaTCAGCCttagaaattgtagcccaaacaCATGCTTCACGgattaagtaacagacacatctcaatatcaactgttcagaggagatcgcatgaatcaggccttcatggttgcatttctgcaaagaaaccactactggaCACCAATCAGAAGAAGAGTTGCTTGGGCCAGGAATCACGGACATGGACATTagttccaacctccgtgtcttttgtgagatgtagagtaggtgaaaggatgatcaccgcatgtgtagttcccaccgggaagcatggagggggaggtgtgggtgtgctttgctggtgacactgtctgtgctttatttagaattcaaggcacacttaaccagcatggcgaccacagcattctgcagcgatatgccatcccatctggtttgcgcttagtgggagctatcatttgtttttcaagaggacaattacccaacaaacccccaggctgtgtaagggctaattgaccaagaaggggcatgctgcatcagatgacctggcctccacaatctccggcctcaacccaattgagatggtttgggatgagttggacagcagagtgaaggaaaagcagccaccaagtgctcagcatatatgggaactccttcaagaccggaaaagcattccttatgaagctagtttgagagaatgccaagagtgtgcaaagctgtcatcaaggcaaagggtggctactttgaaga is a genomic window of Oncorhynchus tshawytscha isolate Ot180627B linkage group LG11, Otsh_v2.0, whole genome shotgun sequence containing:
- the LOC112261932 gene encoding polyadenylate-binding protein 4: MNTANEGSYPMASLYVGDLHPDITEAMLYEKFSPAGPVLSIRVCRDMITRRSLGYAYVNFSQPTDAERALDTMNFDVVKGKPIRIMWSQRDPSLRKSGVGNVFIKNLDKTIDNKALYDTFSAFGNILSCKVVCDENGSKGYAFVHFETQDAADRAIEKMNGMLLNDRKVFVGRFKSRKEREAELGAKAKEFTNVYIKNFGHDMNDDKLKEMFDQYGKTLSVRVMADPSGKSRGFGFVSYEKHEDANKACEEMNGLEFNGKTVFVGRAQKKMERQAELRRKFEMLKQERISRYQGVNLYIKNLDDTIDDEKLRKEFTPFGSITSAKVMLEEGRSKGFGFVCFSSPEEATKAVTEMNGRIVGSKPIYVALAQRKEERKAHLTNQYVQRIAGMRAMPANAIINQFQPASGYFMPAVPQAQNRTTYYAPNQLAQMRHNPRWQQQGGRGQGGFQGMPNSLRQPGPRANPRHLTPNASAQGPRSMGPSGAQRIGIAGQAMGPHPSMGVPAPRAMTSYKYSTNVRNTNPQVVHPIASQQSQLAVDVQGQEPLTASVLAAAPPQEQKQMLGERLFPLIQPMHPSLAGKITGMLLEIDNSELLHMLESNESLRSKVEEAVAVLQAHQAKKDATQKVGVITTTAAATTS